A single region of the Pseudomonas sp. B21-023 genome encodes:
- a CDS encoding alpha/beta hydrolase, protein MKPTTRTFSDACRHLVFGLGLLLLGGCSSLLFYPEPGQPFTPAQAHLQYQDVSLTAADGTRLHGWWIPVPQGVEVKGTVLHLHGNGGNLAWHLGGSYWLPKEGYQVLMLDYRGYGLSQGKPTLPEVYGDIGAALDWLRAAPQVQGKPLVLLGQSLGGAMAIHYLAQYPEQRRRFSALVFDGVPASYRAVGRYALSTSWMTWPLQVPLSWLVPDGDSAIHSIERLDSPPKLFFHSIDDNLVPLDNGLRLYRHAPPPRVLQLTRGDHVQTFADPTWRQVMLRFLDDPAHFNGLRRLAEVPNYPDEKNKQ, encoded by the coding sequence TTGAAGCCGACTACGCGAACATTCTCTGACGCCTGCCGTCACCTCGTCTTCGGCCTCGGCTTGCTGCTGCTGGGGGGGTGCAGCAGCCTGCTGTTCTATCCCGAGCCCGGCCAGCCGTTCACCCCGGCACAGGCACATTTGCAGTATCAGGACGTGAGCCTCACCGCCGCCGACGGCACGCGCCTGCACGGCTGGTGGATTCCGGTCCCGCAGGGTGTCGAGGTCAAGGGCACCGTGCTGCACCTGCATGGCAACGGCGGCAACCTGGCCTGGCATCTGGGCGGCAGCTACTGGCTGCCGAAAGAGGGCTACCAGGTGCTGATGCTCGACTATCGCGGGTACGGCCTGTCCCAGGGCAAGCCGACCCTGCCCGAGGTGTATGGCGACATCGGCGCGGCGCTGGACTGGCTGCGCGCCGCTCCCCAGGTGCAAGGCAAGCCGCTGGTGCTGCTGGGCCAGAGCCTCGGCGGGGCGATGGCCATTCACTACCTCGCACAGTACCCTGAGCAGCGTCGCCGTTTCAGCGCTCTGGTGTTCGACGGTGTGCCGGCCAGCTACCGGGCCGTGGGACGTTACGCCCTGAGTACCTCGTGGATGACCTGGCCGTTGCAGGTACCGCTGTCGTGGCTGGTGCCCGACGGCGACAGCGCGATCCACTCGATCGAGCGCCTGGACAGTCCGCCAAAGCTGTTCTTCCACAGCATCGACGACAACCTGGTGCCGCTGGACAACGGCCTGCGCCTGTACCGGCATGCACCGCCGCCGCGGGTGCTGCAATTGACCCGTGGCGATCATGTGCAGACCTTCGCCGACCCGACCTGGCGCCAGGTGATGCTGCGCTTTTTGGACGATCCCGCGCACTTCAACGGCCTGCGCCGTCTGGCCGAAGTCCCCAACTACCCTGACGAGAAGAACAAGCAATGA